In a single window of the Micrococcaceae bacterium Sec5.7 genome:
- a CDS encoding Fur family transcriptional regulator, translating to MTEHHDGQDAWAAALRTHGRRVTKQRLAVLAAVEHHPHSPAESILAAAREDLPELTAQSVYVVLGDLTDLEMLRRFEPPHSPALYETRVGDNHHHAICISCGRVEDVDCAVGHAPCLTPHWDENSKPMTIQIADVMYQGICQDCQRTQKLPSERK from the coding sequence ATGACGGAACATCATGACGGCCAGGACGCATGGGCTGCTGCTCTGCGCACCCACGGCCGCCGGGTGACCAAACAGCGGCTGGCGGTGCTGGCCGCCGTCGAACATCACCCTCATTCCCCCGCGGAAAGCATCCTTGCCGCTGCGCGTGAGGACCTTCCGGAGCTGACCGCCCAGTCCGTCTACGTGGTTCTTGGCGACCTGACCGATCTCGAAATGCTGCGCCGCTTTGAGCCCCCGCACTCCCCCGCACTGTACGAAACCAGGGTGGGCGATAACCATCACCACGCCATCTGCATCAGCTGCGGACGGGTTGAGGACGTTGACTGCGCGGTGGGCCACGCCCCCTGCCTGACCCCGCACTGGGATGAAAACTCCAAGCCGATGACCATCCAGATCGCCGATGTGATGTACCAGGGCATCTGCCAGGACTGTCAGCGGACCCAAAAACTTCCTTCTGAACGTAAATAA
- a CDS encoding catalase has translation MTANISAPISTTQSGAPVTSDAHAQSVGADGAIMLTDHYLVEKLAQFNRERVPERVVHAKGGGAFGTFKTSEDVSKYTKAALFQPGTETDMLIRFSSVAGEAGSPDTWRDPRGFAVKFYTTEGNYDLVGNNTPVFFIRDGIKFPDFIHSQKRLPGTHLRDADMQWDFWTLSPESAHQVTWLMGDRGLPASWREMQGYGSHTYQWINAEGERFWVKYHFRSNQGVKSISGDQAEELAGSDADFYIRDLQENITAGNFPSWELHVQVMPYEDAKTYRFNPFDLTKVWPHADYPLIHVGTMELNKNPENYFSQIEQATFAPSNFVPGIAASPDKMLQARIFSYADAHRYRVGTNHAQIPVNQPVNQVNNYSQDGAGRFHFNAASVPVYAPNSFGGPAAVEPAVAGGGWENDGALTLAAHSLHVEDGDFGQAGTLYREVYDDGAKARLLDTITGAVGGVKNADIKERAIQYWTNVDADLGTKLRANLGVAQLGSDAEAANKIG, from the coding sequence ATGACTGCGAACATCTCTGCGCCCATCTCGACTACCCAGTCGGGCGCCCCCGTCACTTCCGACGCACACGCACAGTCCGTCGGTGCTGACGGTGCCATCATGCTGACCGACCACTACCTGGTGGAAAAGCTCGCCCAGTTCAACCGCGAGCGTGTGCCGGAGCGCGTGGTCCATGCCAAGGGCGGCGGCGCTTTCGGTACCTTCAAGACTTCCGAGGACGTCTCGAAGTACACCAAGGCAGCCCTTTTCCAGCCGGGCACCGAGACGGACATGCTCATCCGTTTCTCCTCGGTTGCCGGTGAGGCAGGCTCCCCCGACACGTGGCGCGATCCGCGCGGTTTCGCCGTCAAGTTCTACACCACCGAGGGCAACTACGACCTCGTGGGCAACAACACCCCTGTGTTCTTCATCCGGGACGGCATCAAGTTCCCGGACTTCATCCACTCGCAGAAGCGGCTCCCGGGCACCCACCTGCGCGACGCCGACATGCAGTGGGACTTCTGGACGCTGTCCCCCGAGTCCGCACACCAGGTCACCTGGCTCATGGGCGACCGCGGCCTGCCGGCCTCCTGGCGCGAGATGCAGGGCTACGGCTCACACACCTACCAGTGGATCAACGCCGAAGGCGAACGCTTCTGGGTCAAGTACCACTTCCGCTCCAACCAGGGCGTGAAGTCCATCAGCGGCGACCAGGCAGAAGAACTGGCCGGCTCCGACGCCGACTTCTACATCCGCGACCTCCAGGAAAACATCACGGCCGGCAACTTCCCGTCCTGGGAACTGCACGTGCAGGTCATGCCGTACGAGGACGCCAAGACGTACCGCTTCAACCCGTTCGACCTCACCAAGGTGTGGCCGCACGCCGACTACCCGCTGATCCACGTGGGCACCATGGAGCTGAACAAGAACCCGGAGAACTACTTCTCCCAGATCGAGCAGGCCACCTTTGCGCCGTCGAACTTCGTCCCGGGCATTGCAGCATCGCCGGACAAGATGCTGCAGGCCCGAATCTTCTCCTACGCCGACGCACACCGTTACCGCGTGGGCACCAACCACGCCCAGATCCCGGTGAACCAGCCCGTCAACCAGGTCAACAACTACAGCCAGGACGGCGCCGGGCGTTTCCACTTCAACGCCGCGTCCGTTCCGGTCTACGCACCGAACTCCTTCGGCGGCCCTGCTGCTGTCGAGCCGGCTGTTGCCGGCGGCGGCTGGGAGAACGACGGCGCGCTGACGCTCGCCGCGCACTCCCTGCACGTTGAGGACGGCGACTTCGGCCAGGCCGGCACCCTGTACCGCGAGGTGTACGACGACGGCGCCAAGGCCCGTCTGCTGGACACCATCACCGGTGCCGTGGGCGGCGTGAAGAACGCCGACATCAAGGAACGCGCCATCCAGTACTGGACCAACGTGGACGCGGATCTGGGTACCAAGCTGCGTGCCAACCTCGGCGTTGCACAGCTGGGCTCCGACGCAGAAGCAGCCAACAAGATCGGCTGA